In one Elephas maximus indicus isolate mEleMax1 chromosome 9, mEleMax1 primary haplotype, whole genome shotgun sequence genomic region, the following are encoded:
- the CRAT gene encoding carnitine O-acetyltransferase isoform X4 → MEDGQRGEKVPLSPAKIKSYIVPSPLPTCISRQVKPLGFLKPTSLTRVSGRFKAHQDALPRLPVPSLQQSLDHYLKALQPIVSEEEWTQTKQLVDEFRTPGGVGARLQKGLERRAKKTENWLSEWWLKTAYLQYRQPVVICSSPGLVLPKQDFVDLQGQLRFAAKLIEGVLDFKAMIDNETLPVEYLGGRPLCMSQYYQILSSCRMPGPKQDSVINFSETKKPPMHITVVHNNQFFELDVYHSDGTPFTSDQIFTQLEKIWNSSLQTNKEPVGILTSNHRNSWAKAYNTLTKDKVNRESVRSIQKSIFTVCLDAPMPRVSEDVYRNHVAGQMLHGGGGKLNSGNRWFDKTLQFIVAEDGSCGLVYEHAAAEGPPIVALVDHVIEFTKKPELVRSPMVPLPMPKKLRFNITPEIKSDIEKAKQNLSIMIQDLDIMIVLFHHFGKDFPKSEKMSPDAFIQMALQLAYYRIYGQACATYESASLRMFHLGRTDTIRSASMDSLAFVKAMDDSNVTVRGLRITRRWSCCGRPCRPIELILTWPSMGRPSTGTCWA, encoded by the exons ATGGAGGACGGGCAGCGGGGAGAGAAG GTACCGCTGAGCCCTGCCAAGATCAAGAGTTACATCGTGCCTTCCCCTCTCCCGACCTGCATCTCTAGGCAG GTGAAGCCCTTAGGCTTCCTCAAGCCCACCTCCCTGACGAGGGTTTCCGGCCGCTTCAAGGCCCACCAGGATGCGCTGCCCCGGCTGCCCGTGCCTTCACTCCAGCAGTCCCTGGACCATTACCTCAAGGCACTACAGCCCATTGTGAGCGAGGAGGAGTGGACTCAAaccaagcagctggtggatgagTTTCGGACCCCAGGGGGTGTTGGGGCCCGCCTGCAGAAGGGTCTGGAGCGCAGGGCCAAGAAGACAGAGAACTGG CTGTCCGAGTGGTGGCTCAAGACGGCCTACCTTCAGTACCGTCAGCCTGTGGTCATCTGCTCCAGTCCCGGCCTGGTGCTGCCCAAACAGGACTTTGTGGATCTGCAGGGTCAGCTCCG GTTTGCTGCTAAACTCATCGAGGGTGTGTTGGATTTCAAGGCCATGATTGACAA TGAGACCCTGCCCGTGGAGTACCTGGGCGGGAGGCCGCTGTGCATGAGCCAGTACTATCAGATCCTGTCCTCCTGCCGCATGCCAGGCCCCAAGCAGGACTCAGTCATCAACTTCAGCGAGACCAAGAAGCCGCCCATGCATATCACCGTGGTGCACAACAACCAG TTTTTTGAGCTGGACGTATACCACAGCGATGGGACGCCCTTCACCTCAGATCAGATCttcacacagctggagaaaatatGGAATTCGTCATTGCAGACCAACAAAGAACCCGTGGGCATCCTCACTTCCAACCACCGGAACTCCTGGGCCAAGGCATACAACACGCTCACCAAAG ACAAGGTGAACCGAGAGTCAGTGCGGTCCATCCAGAAGAGTATCTTTACCGTGTGCCTGGACGCACCCATGCCTCGGGTCTCGGAAGATGTATACCGCAACCATGTGGCCGGCCAGATGCTGCATGGTGGTGGTGGCAAGCTCAACAGTGGCAACCGCTGGTTCGACAAGACGCTGCAG TTCATAGTGGCAGAAGATGGCTCCTGTGGGCTTGTATATGAGCATGCAGCTGCGGAGGGGCCCCCCATTGTCGCTCTTGTAGACCACGTCATTGAGTTCAC GAAGAAGCCTGAGCTTGTGAGGTCTCCTATGGTGCCCCTGCCCATGCCCAAGAAGCTGCGGTTCAACATCACCCCAGAGATCAAGAGTGACATCGAGAAGGCCAAGCAGAACCTTAGCAT CATGATCCAGGACCTAGACATCATGATAGTATTATTCCACCATTTTGGAAAGGACTTCCCCAAGTCAGAGAAGATGAGCCCCGACGCCTTCATCCAGATGGCCCTGCAGCTGGCCTACTACAG GATCTACGGGCAGGCGTGTGCCACATATGAAAGTGCCTCCCTGCGCATGTTCCACCTGGGCCGCACAGACACCATCCGCTCAGCCTCCATGGACTCACTTGCCTTCGTCAAGGCCATGGATGACTCCAATGTGACAGTAAGAGGTCTAAG